In candidate division KSB1 bacterium, a single window of DNA contains:
- a CDS encoding enoyl-CoA hydratase/isomerase family protein — MSYENLILQIDGAVATVTVNRPKTLNALNIATVRELHDCFQSLGDNDAVGAIIMTGAGEKSFVSGADIQEIRELDVISGKEFADRGNKLYSRIEKFQIPVIAAVNGYALGGGCELAMACHLRVAAENAKFGQPEINLGIIPGYGGTQRLPRLIGRGKALELLLTGRVIPASEALNIGLVNSVVPQADLMTVVRKLAEELAAKPRRAAAAILNAVENGLQLGLDMGLRVEESWFAYCCGTEDKNEGTAAFLEKRKAVFTGR, encoded by the coding sequence ATGTCATACGAAAATCTGATTCTGCAAATCGACGGCGCGGTCGCGACCGTGACCGTGAATCGACCGAAAACGCTGAACGCGCTCAATATTGCGACCGTGCGCGAACTGCATGACTGCTTTCAATCACTGGGCGACAACGACGCTGTCGGTGCCATCATTATGACCGGGGCCGGTGAGAAATCGTTCGTATCCGGCGCTGATATTCAGGAAATCCGTGAACTTGATGTGATTTCCGGTAAGGAGTTTGCTGATCGTGGCAACAAGCTATACTCCCGGATTGAGAAATTCCAAATCCCTGTAATTGCTGCTGTTAACGGTTATGCGCTCGGTGGAGGCTGTGAATTAGCGATGGCCTGTCATTTGCGCGTCGCTGCGGAGAACGCCAAGTTCGGACAACCGGAGATCAACTTGGGGATTATTCCGGGTTACGGCGGCACTCAGCGTCTCCCGCGGTTGATTGGCCGGGGGAAGGCTCTTGAACTGCTCTTGACCGGCCGCGTCATCCCCGCGTCTGAGGCCTTGAACATTGGCCTCGTGAATTCGGTCGTCCCGCAGGCAGACTTGATGACCGTCGTACGCAAGCTGGCGGAGGAGCTCGCGGCGAAGCCACGACGCGCGGCGGCAGCGATCTTGAACGCCGTCGAGAATGGACTGCAGTTGGGACTGGACATGGGGTTGCGCGTTGAGGAAAGCTGGTTCGCGTACTGCTGTGGGACCGAAGACAAGAATGAAGGTACCGCAGCATTCCTGGAGAAACGCAAAGCCGTATTCACGGGCAGGTGA
- the hutU gene encoding urocanate hydratase yields MIEIPKTPTGPQISCKGWAQEAALRMLLNNLDPAVAEDRESLVVYGGTGKAARSREALAAILNCLLKLENDQTLLVQSGKPVGVVRTHPEAPRVLIANSNLVGQWATWDYFHELEAKGLIMYGQMTAGSWIYIGTQGILQGTYETFAAAARKHFGGTLAGTWTLTGGLGGMGGAQPLAVTLNGGVALCVEVDQQRIERRVEIGYCDRWTATLDEAMEWVHTAVRERRALSVGLLGNCADVLPELLKRNELPQLVTDQTSAHDELNGYIPNGISYQLALGLRKSDPRDYIRRSMKSMAEHCEAIVAMQRRGAVAFDYGNNLRGKALQAGYADAFAYPGFVPAYIRPLFCEGKGPFRWAALSGDAADIRTTDEAALRLFPDDAGLTRWIREAAPRIPVQGLPARICWLGQGARAKMGLAINELVRTGKLKAPIVIGRDHLDCGSVASPYRETEAMKDGSDAIADWPILNALVSTASGASWVSFHHGGGVGIGASLHAGQVIVADGTDAAAARLERVLTNDPAMGVFRHHDAGYAGATATAKTQNVLIPGLNF; encoded by the coding sequence ATGATTGAAATCCCGAAGACACCAACTGGGCCACAGATCTCCTGTAAGGGCTGGGCTCAGGAAGCAGCCTTGCGAATGCTGCTCAATAACCTTGATCCTGCCGTGGCCGAGGACCGGGAGAGCCTCGTCGTCTATGGCGGTACCGGGAAAGCCGCTCGTTCGCGTGAAGCCCTCGCGGCGATCCTGAACTGCTTACTCAAACTGGAAAACGATCAGACTTTGCTTGTGCAATCGGGGAAGCCGGTGGGCGTGGTCCGCACGCATCCCGAAGCGCCGAGAGTTCTGATTGCTAACTCCAATCTCGTGGGGCAGTGGGCGACGTGGGACTATTTCCACGAGCTGGAGGCAAAAGGGCTGATCATGTACGGCCAAATGACCGCCGGTTCGTGGATCTATATCGGCACCCAGGGCATCCTGCAAGGAACGTACGAGACCTTCGCGGCCGCAGCGCGCAAGCATTTCGGCGGGACGTTGGCTGGGACCTGGACGCTCACGGGCGGACTCGGGGGGATGGGAGGTGCACAGCCCCTCGCGGTCACGCTGAACGGCGGTGTGGCCTTGTGCGTTGAGGTCGATCAACAGCGCATCGAACGCCGCGTCGAAATCGGCTACTGCGATCGCTGGACGGCGACGCTTGATGAAGCGATGGAATGGGTGCACACTGCCGTCCGTGAACGGCGCGCGCTGTCCGTTGGCCTGCTCGGTAACTGCGCCGATGTGTTGCCGGAACTCCTCAAGCGAAACGAGCTTCCGCAGCTGGTGACCGACCAGACTTCGGCGCATGACGAGTTGAATGGGTATATTCCGAACGGCATTTCGTATCAGCTTGCACTGGGATTGCGCAAGAGCGATCCGCGGGATTACATCCGCCGGAGCATGAAGTCGATGGCTGAACACTGCGAGGCGATTGTCGCGATGCAGCGGCGCGGCGCGGTGGCTTTCGACTACGGCAATAACCTGCGCGGCAAGGCGTTGCAAGCCGGATATGCCGACGCCTTCGCCTATCCCGGTTTCGTTCCGGCCTACATTCGACCGCTGTTCTGCGAGGGCAAGGGGCCGTTCCGCTGGGCGGCACTTTCGGGAGATGCCGCCGACATCCGTACCACTGACGAAGCAGCGCTGCGCCTGTTTCCAGATGACGCGGGCCTCACCCGGTGGATCCGTGAAGCGGCACCCCGGATTCCCGTTCAGGGACTCCCGGCGCGAATTTGCTGGCTCGGGCAGGGTGCGCGCGCGAAAATGGGGCTCGCGATCAATGAGCTGGTGCGCACAGGCAAGTTGAAAGCGCCGATCGTGATCGGTCGCGATCATCTCGATTGCGGCTCGGTGGCTTCGCCGTATCGCGAAACCGAAGCGATGAAAGACGGTTCCGATGCCATCGCTGACTGGCCGATTCTGAATGCGCTGGTCAGTACGGCCAGCGGAGCGTCGTGGGTGAGCTTTCATCACGGCGGAGGTGTTGGCATCGGCGCATCGCTGCACGCGGGTCAGGTGATCGTAGCCGACGGCACGGATGCGGCCGCGGCCCGGCTGGAACGCGTGCTGACCAACGATCCCGCGATGGGCGTCTTCCGGCATCACGACGCGGGCTATGCCGGGGCGACGGCAACCGCAAAAACTCAGAATGTGTTAATCCCCGGACTGAATTTCTAA
- the rplQ gene encoding 50S ribosomal protein L17, whose translation MRHQDRGRSLSRSPAHRKALLCNLAQELFQHKRIHTTLTKAKELRPFAERLVTHAKKADLAARRRVAMYLTRKAVIKSLFDEIALTFADRNGGYTRIIKLGNRHGDNAPTAIIELVGFEGVLAAKSTASESDAAKGAKKTAAKAKTGKARQGAGDAKAAKAVKGAKGGAAHTRRATKAPAKSGKAGGRGE comes from the coding sequence ATGAGACATCAAGATAGAGGCCGCAGCCTCAGCCGCTCCCCCGCGCATCGTAAGGCGCTGCTCTGCAATCTGGCGCAGGAGCTGTTCCAGCATAAGCGGATTCATACCACGCTGACCAAGGCCAAAGAGTTGCGCCCATTTGCCGAGCGCTTGGTGACGCATGCGAAAAAGGCCGATCTGGCCGCTCGCCGCCGCGTCGCTATGTACCTCACGCGCAAGGCCGTGATCAAGAGCCTGTTCGATGAAATTGCACTGACATTCGCCGATCGTAATGGCGGCTACACGCGGATCATCAAACTTGGCAATCGACATGGCGACAACGCCCCGACGGCGATCATTGAACTGGTCGGGTTTGAGGGAGTCTTAGCCGCAAAGTCAACCGCTAGCGAATCCGACGCCGCGAAGGGCGCAAAGAAGACCGCTGCGAAGGCCAAGACAGGCAAGGCCAGGCAAGGAGCCGGAGATGCCAAGGCGGCGAAAGCCGTGAAGGGCGCCAAGGGCGGGGCCGCTCACACGCGTCGCGCGACAAAGGCTCCAGCCAAGAGTGGCAAGGCCGGCGGCAGGGGCGAATAG